The Pirellulales bacterium genomic sequence GTTACCTGACGATTGAACTGCAGGACCATGTCCCCATGGAACTGCGCCCCGGCATCGGCTCGTGGGCGTTCGGGTGCGACGTCTGCCAGGACGTGTGCCCCTGGAATCGTCGCGCGCCGCGGTCGCCGCGGGCGGAGTTCGTGCCCGACTCCGCGCTCGATCCGCTCGAACTGGCGCCGCTGTTCGAACTCGACGAAGGGGCGTTTCGCGCGAGGTTTCGCCACACTCCCCTGTGGCGAGCCCATCGACGCGGGCTGCTGCGCAATGCGGCCATCGTGATCGGCAACCAGCGGTACGAGGCGGGGCGCCGGGCCCTTGCGCGCGGGTTGCACGACGAGGAGCCGCTCGTCCGCGCCGCTGCGGCGTGGGCGCTGGGCCAAATCGGGGGCGAACCGTCGCGCGCCGTACTCCGCGACCGCGCAGTCGTCGAAGGCGACGCCGCGGTCGCCCAGGAGATTCGCGCCGCCCTCGCCGCTGCGATCGTCCCGCGCTCGCCGACCGCCACGTGATCGAACCGATTCGCCTGCGGTTCCCTCCCTGGGGCGACTCTCGGTCGCCTAGGCGGTCGAATCGGCGCACCCTATAATCCGTGCTCGCGAGCCGCGGGGCGAGACCAGCCGAGGCCGCGCCAGCACCAACTGCACCATGTCGATCACCGCCAACGCCGACGCTCGCTCCGGACGACCCGTCCGCATTGGCGCGGTGAACTACCTGAACACGAAGCCGCTCGTGCGCGGACTCGCCGAGTCGCTTCCCGCCGCGGAGGTCGAGTTCGAGGTTCCCAGCCGCTTGGCCGATCGACTGGCCAGCGGCGAGTTGGACGTGGCCCTCGCCCCGGCGATCGAGGTCGCTCGGCATCCGGAGTGGTCGATCACGTCGACTGCGTGCATCGGCTGTCGCGGGCCGGTGCTGAGCGTGAAGTTGCTGTTCCGCCGCCCCCCGGCGGAGGTTCGCACCCTCGCCCTCGACGAAGGCTCGCGGACGAGCGTCGTCTTGGCGCAGATCTTGCTCGCCGAGATCGTCGGCGTCCGCCCCGCCGTCGTGCCGTTGCCGTTGGACGCCCCGCTCGACTCGGTCGAGGCCGATGCGCTCTTGGTGATCGGCGATCGGGCGATCAAGCAAGACGTGACCCCGTTCGTCGAGGCCTGGGACTTAGGGGATCGCTGGCTTCGATGGACG encodes the following:
- a CDS encoding menaquinone biosynthesis protein, encoding MSITANADARSGRPVRIGAVNYLNTKPLVRGLAESLPAAEVEFEVPSRLADRLASGELDVALAPAIEVARHPEWSITSTACIGCRGPVLSVKLLFRRPPAEVRTLALDEGSRTSVVLAQILLAEIVGVRPAVVPLPLDAPLDSVEADALLVIGDRAIKQDVTPFVEAWDLGDRWLRWTELPFVFAVWAARPGFDAAEIEAALEAARDRGVRDLELIVAEQATAMRLPAELVRTYLRDNLNFYLAAGERRGLEAYLRKAEALGLISPRAGAVPGPRGGPAADARVDRAEQCSCGE